The proteins below are encoded in one region of Triticum aestivum cultivar Chinese Spring chromosome 1B, IWGSC CS RefSeq v2.1, whole genome shotgun sequence:
- the LOC123114929 gene encoding axoneme-associated protein mst101(3), protein MAGGGNRRGAGAEELRIGSGNVFAALETLKKKKPAAAEKKQAPVVEKPEVFSAPAPLTAKSWADVEDDDDDDYFATTAPLCPVREAQGDDADAGHEDDKEHSALEQEIESEDDSLDDEVDAAAEDEHEAGDAVPSEPAVQKAIAPLVPPKDTERQLSKKELKKKELEELDAVLAELGISYESSNATQDETNDKEGMGQAAEAGKKEDASAPLESKTSKKKKAKKDKSSKEAEETLDQNNVVDNAAGVEPDEDVASVDVKERIKKVASMKKKKSSKEMDAAAKIAASEAAARRAKLVAAKKKDKNHYNQQPLR, encoded by the exons ATGGCCGGGGGAGGGAACAGGAGAGGGGCCGGCGCCGAGGAGCTGAGGATCGGCAGCGGCAACGTGTTCGCGGCGCTCGAGACGCTCAAGAAGAAGAAGCCGGCGGCAGCCGAGAAGAAGCAGGCGCCGGTGGTGGAAAAGCCGGAGGTGTTCTCGGCGCCCGCGCCGCTCACTGCCAAGTCCTGGGCCGACGTtgaggacgatgacgatgacgactaCTTCGCCACCACCGCCCCGCTGTGCCCCGTGCGGGAGGCCCAGGGGGACGACGCTGATGCCGGCCACGAGGACGACAAGGAGCACTCTGCCCTTGAACAG GAAATTGAGAGTGAAGATGATAGCCTTGATGATGAGGTTGATGCTGCTGCTGAGGATGAACATGAAGCAGGAGATGCTGTCCCTTCTGAGCCGGCAGTTCAGAAAGCTATAGCTCCACTAGTACCTCCTAAAGATACCGAAAGACAGCTCTCCAAGAAGGAGTTAAAGAAAAAGGAGTTGGAAGAGCTTGATGCTGTATTGGCTGAGTTGGGAATTTCATATGAATCAAGTAATGCTactcaagatgaaacaaatg ACAAGGAAGGTATGGGCCAGGCTGCTGAAGCAGGGAAAAAGGAAGATGCATCCGCTCCTCTGGAGAGTAAGACCTCCAAGAAGAAGAAAGCTAAGAAAGACAAGTCTTCAAAGGAGGCAGAAGAAACACTGGATCAGAACAATGTGGTCGACAATGCTGCTGGTGTGGAACCTGATGAAGATGTTGCTTCAGTGGATGTCAAggagcgcataaagaaagtagcaTCAATGAAGAAAAAGAAATCGAGCAAAGAGATGGACGCAGCAGCAAAGATTGCAGCATCTGAGGCGGCCGCTAGGAGAGCAAAGCTTGTGGCAGCGAAGAAGAAAGACAAGAACCACTATAATCAGCAGCCCCTGCGGTGA